In a single window of the Acidobacteriota bacterium genome:
- the aspS gene encoding aspartate--tRNA ligase, translated as MSDETNPLLHRTVGCGQISEADAESARSVVLTGWVHRRRDLGQLIFIELRDATGTVQVVFDPSRHPEAHAVAESLRAEFVVGVSGVVARREAPNPDHPTGAFEIVAERAVLHNRAEFVPFPVADSREASEEVRLKHRTVDLRRPLLQRTLQTRHRLGQAARGLLNESGFLEVETPILTRSTPEGARDYLVPSRVQPGSFFALPQSPQIFKQLLMVAGFDRYYQFARCFRDEDLRADRQPEFTQIDIEMSFVEASDVRKLIEGLMTEMFAVIGVEVHTPFQRMPYDEAMSRFGSDRPDLRFDLELQDLGDAAVGTGFRVFDDVLAAGGSVQGIRVPGAGDASRKQLDAWTEVARKAGAGGLIWIKRVGDKLTSSALKVLGEERCTRIADLLAVADGDVALIVSDKLAVCRAALGTLRVHVAHERGLVEKDAWRLVWIEDFPLVEWDEDAGRWFACHHPFTAPHWDHLERLQSDPGAVRAQAYDLVLNGTEIGGGSIRIHQRDVQERVFAALDIGEEEAESKFGFLLRGLQAGAPPHGGIAMGFDRICAMLSGVDSIRDVIAFPKTTRANCLLTGSPAQVDEAQLAELGIALRVDPETS; from the coding sequence ATGAGCGACGAGACGAACCCACTCCTGCATCGCACCGTCGGGTGCGGGCAGATCTCCGAGGCCGATGCAGAGTCGGCGCGCTCCGTCGTGTTGACCGGTTGGGTTCATCGGCGACGCGATCTCGGCCAGTTGATCTTCATCGAACTGCGGGATGCGACGGGAACTGTGCAGGTTGTGTTTGATCCGTCGCGTCATCCCGAGGCCCATGCGGTCGCCGAGTCGCTGCGGGCCGAGTTTGTGGTTGGGGTCTCGGGAGTCGTCGCGCGTCGAGAGGCGCCGAACCCCGATCATCCGACCGGTGCGTTCGAGATCGTCGCCGAACGTGCAGTGCTGCATAACCGAGCGGAATTCGTGCCGTTTCCCGTGGCGGACTCCCGCGAGGCAAGCGAGGAGGTGAGGCTCAAGCACCGGACCGTCGATCTGCGCCGGCCCCTTCTTCAGCGAACCCTCCAGACGCGTCACAGACTTGGCCAGGCCGCGCGGGGCCTGTTGAACGAGTCCGGGTTTCTTGAGGTCGAGACGCCGATCCTGACCCGCTCGACACCGGAGGGGGCGCGGGACTACCTGGTCCCCAGTCGCGTGCAGCCCGGTTCGTTCTTTGCACTCCCGCAGTCACCGCAGATATTCAAGCAGCTCCTGATGGTTGCCGGCTTCGATCGGTATTACCAGTTCGCTCGCTGCTTCCGAGATGAGGATCTTCGCGCCGATCGGCAGCCGGAGTTCACGCAGATCGATATCGAGATGTCCTTCGTCGAGGCGAGTGACGTCCGGAAGCTGATCGAGGGATTGATGACGGAGATGTTCGCGGTGATCGGCGTCGAGGTTCACACGCCGTTCCAGCGGATGCCCTACGACGAGGCCATGAGTCGTTTCGGCAGCGACCGACCGGACCTACGTTTCGATCTCGAACTGCAGGATCTCGGCGATGCCGCGGTCGGTACCGGATTCCGAGTCTTCGACGATGTGCTGGCCGCAGGCGGCTCCGTACAGGGGATCCGGGTCCCCGGGGCGGGGGACGCCTCCCGCAAGCAGTTGGACGCCTGGACCGAGGTCGCCCGCAAGGCCGGTGCAGGCGGCTTGATCTGGATCAAACGCGTCGGCGACAAGCTCACGTCGTCAGCCCTGAAGGTGTTGGGAGAAGAACGCTGTACCCGGATCGCGGATCTTCTGGCGGTTGCGGATGGGGACGTGGCACTCATCGTGTCCGATAAACTGGCCGTCTGCCGCGCCGCCCTTGGAACGCTTCGGGTCCACGTCGCGCATGAGCGAGGCCTCGTCGAGAAGGATGCCTGGCGCCTCGTATGGATCGAGGACTTCCCGCTGGTCGAATGGGACGAAGATGCGGGCCGCTGGTTCGCGTGCCACCACCCTTTCACGGCACCGCACTGGGATCATTTGGAAAGGTTGCAGTCGGACCCGGGGGCGGTACGTGCCCAGGCCTACGATCTTGTCCTGAACGGGACGGAGATTGGCGGCGGGAGTATTCGTATCCATCAACGTGATGTGCAGGAGCGTGTCTTCGCCGCCCTGGATATCGGCGAGGAAGAGGCCGAGTCGAAATTCGGCTTCCTGTTGCGCGGGCTCCAGGCGGGCGCGCCGCCCCACGGTGGCATTGCGATGGGGTTCGACCGGATCTGCGCGATGCTGAGTGGCGTCGATTCGATCCGCGACGTGATCGCGTTTCCGAAGACAACCCGCGCTAACTGCCTGCTGACCGGCTCCCCGGCGCAGGTTGACGAGGCCCAACTTGCGGAACTTGGGATCGCGCTACGGGTCGATCCGGAAACCTCTTAA
- a CDS encoding LysM peptidoglycan-binding domain-containing protein produces the protein MRQRLSHFSIAFTAVLVLLAIASGCAGTIPQEVVDVNRALQDAKDACATVYATDSLSGVQSGVDSMNALADDNRYRKARKEAGPLASRVSGLETEAASARTEAKSAAETAIANAEALVEKAHEVEADEYAPETCSSLRAKVNAAKEAAADPCRYTEATGLAGEAAELAERAAAEAEAEKKRRAEEEKRRLEEERLKAEEEARRAEEERLRRFPSSYTVQRGDSLWRIAAMETIYGNPTYWPLLYQANESAISDPNLIYPGQELTVRRDLTEEQTNEALRGMWRSMAAGAEE, from the coding sequence ATGCGTCAACGTCTAAGCCACTTTTCGATCGCCTTCACGGCAGTTCTCGTGCTGCTAGCCATCGCGTCCGGGTGCGCAGGAACCATCCCCCAGGAAGTGGTCGATGTTAACCGAGCGTTACAGGACGCGAAGGACGCGTGCGCGACCGTTTATGCAACCGACAGTCTGTCCGGAGTGCAGTCCGGTGTCGACTCGATGAACGCTCTCGCGGACGACAACAGGTATCGCAAAGCTCGCAAGGAAGCGGGACCGTTGGCGTCGCGAGTGTCCGGTCTGGAGACCGAGGCGGCGAGCGCTCGGACGGAGGCCAAGAGTGCCGCCGAGACGGCGATCGCCAACGCGGAAGCCCTCGTGGAGAAGGCACACGAAGTCGAGGCCGACGAGTACGCTCCCGAAACCTGCAGTTCACTCCGCGCCAAGGTCAACGCTGCGAAAGAGGCGGCGGCCGACCCGTGTCGTTACACGGAAGCTACCGGGTTGGCCGGCGAGGCCGCAGAGCTCGCCGAGCGCGCTGCCGCAGAGGCGGAAGCCGAGAAGAAACGGCGTGCAGAAGAGGAGAAGCGTCGTCTCGAGGAAGAGCGACTCAAGGCCGAAGAAGAGGCCCGTCGCGCCGAGGAAGAACGCCTCCGTCGATTCCCGTCGAGCTACACGGTTCAACGTGGCGACTCTCTCTGGCGTATTGCCGCCATGGAGACGATTTACGGCAACCCGACCTACTGGCCGCTTCTGTATCAGGCGAACGAGAGCGCGATTTCCGATCCTAACCTCATTTACCCCGGTCAGGAGTTGACCGTCCGACGCGATTTGACGGAAGAGCAGACGAATGAGGCTCTTCGGGGCATGTGGCGTTCGATGGCTGCAGGAGCGGAGGAATAG
- a CDS encoding PhoH family protein, giving the protein MKTINLDARVVETIAGNHEETLRLLEDRFAVTITARGSDVLVSARNESGAGDVEVVASFLEQLQGLQAEGVELRRGDLRTAVELLARDSGATLRDHFVTSRIQTSTKRAIVPKSENQRIYINEIQKNDLVFGIGPAGTGKTYLAVANAVSMLNERRVKRIILARPAVEAGENLGFLPGDLTAKVDPYLRPLYDALYDMLEPARAERFLEDGTIEVAPLAFMRGRTLDHSFMILDEAQNTTSEQMKMFLTRIGVNTKAVVTGDVTQVDLPRNKISGLIEAREIVSGVPGISFVEFDEIDVVRHPLVKRIIRAYQERLDSDEQRDV; this is encoded by the coding sequence ATGAAGACGATCAACCTGGACGCGCGTGTCGTCGAGACGATTGCAGGAAACCACGAGGAGACCCTGCGTCTTCTCGAGGATCGGTTTGCCGTCACCATCACCGCTCGCGGTAGCGACGTACTGGTCTCTGCTCGCAACGAGAGTGGCGCCGGTGACGTCGAGGTCGTTGCGTCGTTCCTGGAGCAACTGCAGGGGCTGCAGGCGGAAGGCGTCGAGCTGCGTCGTGGAGATCTGCGGACGGCCGTCGAACTTCTCGCGCGTGACTCCGGAGCAACGCTCCGCGATCACTTCGTCACCTCCCGCATCCAGACCTCCACGAAACGGGCCATCGTCCCCAAGTCCGAGAATCAGCGAATCTACATCAACGAGATTCAGAAGAACGATCTGGTATTCGGTATCGGCCCCGCCGGTACCGGGAAGACCTACCTCGCCGTGGCCAACGCCGTGTCGATGCTCAATGAGCGTCGCGTCAAACGCATCATCCTGGCGAGGCCGGCCGTCGAGGCCGGCGAGAATCTCGGGTTTTTACCTGGCGACCTTACCGCGAAGGTCGATCCGTACCTTCGACCGCTCTATGACGCTCTCTACGACATGTTGGAGCCGGCACGGGCCGAGCGCTTCCTGGAAGATGGGACGATCGAGGTTGCCCCGCTTGCGTTCATGCGGGGACGAACCCTTGACCATTCGTTCATGATCCTCGATGAAGCCCAGAACACGACATCGGAACAGATGAAGATGTTCCTCACCCGAATTGGCGTGAACACCAAGGCCGTGGTTACCGGGGACGTGACCCAGGTCGACTTACCACGGAACAAGATCTCGGGGCTGATCGAGGCTCGTGAGATTGTCAGCGGCGTGCCTGGGATTTCGTTCGTCGAATTCGATGAGATCGACGTTGTCCGGCATCCGCTGGTCAAGAGGATCATTCGTGCCTATCAGGAACGGCTCGATAGTGACGAGCAGCGGGACGTCTGA
- a CDS encoding HDIG domain-containing protein has translation MDESSSKRTTGKTGKQGSHRRQLSLSSRIRGRTRAFTDAILDMDTVWSGLFVVVVMLLLVQRGGGPLPDFQIGDTVLSDIRAPFDIEIVDRELTDQRRREALESAEQVYIWDSERRLVLARELSSAFELGRQVLIDIPADGETAGLEARVEALSALGDRPVLEVLIADGFSEGLEQQLGSALAYVLRGPVVGNKSTVERDETIRLVELPSRFEETVTSFDQFRDTGTVRVELFGELKSRLTIEADSRRLISEFASSFLDTTVHFDAAETQRRRERAIRDLPPVMVRVARGEMLIREGEQLNADTRILLDAARRGSGAEMEIEHYLALLLVVCTLGFFLWRYSTYHQRGFRKLKHLYALLVMVLLGMMLIGHAVMWLASRAIATLDAPFSQLDVYIYLIPLGAGAILIALLANGRIAMVYSSFASILFAAQHGFDFYDGVWATIVQLSGIYVISSYRERAALLRAGLVVGGTGAMGALALEILRGNLDPVSVTLYGAGLAFIGGAVGVGLVISFSLPLLEGMFNVLTDIRLLELSNVNNPLLSELAVRAPGSYNHSLVVGTLAEEGAKSIGANSLFCRVAAFYHDIGKVNHAEYFVENQRGVNPHDKLTPSMSALIISSHVKDGIKMAREAGLPEQIVDIIPQHHGTKMMTFFYEKARAQTDPALGPIKEEDFRYPGPKPQTREGAIFMLADAVEAAARTVEDPTPNRLMEVIRKLTNSIVLDGQLDECDLTFADLDRIQQAFQRLLVSMYHRRVEYPGFEFNKQRGAS, from the coding sequence ATGGACGAATCATCCTCGAAGCGCACCACGGGTAAGACTGGGAAGCAGGGTTCCCATCGTCGTCAGCTGAGTCTTTCGTCGCGAATCCGCGGGCGAACCCGAGCGTTCACGGACGCCATCCTGGACATGGATACGGTCTGGAGCGGTCTGTTCGTGGTCGTAGTGATGCTGCTACTCGTTCAGCGCGGCGGCGGCCCCTTGCCGGATTTTCAAATCGGCGACACCGTGCTCTCCGATATTCGCGCTCCCTTCGACATCGAGATCGTCGATCGAGAGCTGACGGATCAGCGGCGTCGAGAGGCACTCGAGAGCGCTGAGCAGGTCTATATCTGGGACTCCGAGCGGCGGCTCGTGCTGGCTAGGGAGCTTTCGTCCGCTTTCGAACTTGGGCGTCAAGTGTTGATCGACATTCCCGCCGACGGAGAGACCGCGGGGCTAGAGGCCCGGGTCGAAGCGCTCAGCGCTCTGGGGGATCGGCCCGTTCTGGAGGTGCTGATCGCAGACGGATTCTCGGAGGGGCTGGAGCAACAGCTGGGTAGCGCGTTGGCCTATGTGCTGCGGGGGCCGGTCGTCGGCAACAAGTCCACGGTCGAGCGCGACGAGACGATCCGACTGGTCGAGCTTCCGTCCCGATTCGAAGAGACCGTGACGAGTTTCGATCAATTCAGGGACACCGGGACCGTTCGTGTAGAACTCTTCGGCGAGCTCAAGTCGCGCCTGACGATCGAGGCCGACTCACGGCGGTTGATATCCGAATTCGCCAGCTCGTTCCTGGACACGACCGTCCACTTCGACGCGGCCGAGACCCAGCGACGTCGGGAGCGCGCGATACGCGATTTGCCTCCCGTCATGGTGCGTGTGGCGCGCGGTGAGATGCTGATCCGGGAAGGCGAGCAACTCAACGCAGATACGCGGATATTGCTCGACGCTGCGCGTCGAGGCTCCGGCGCCGAGATGGAGATCGAGCACTACCTGGCGTTGCTGCTGGTGGTCTGCACGCTTGGGTTCTTTCTCTGGCGATACAGCACCTACCACCAGCGTGGTTTCCGCAAACTAAAACATCTCTACGCGCTGCTCGTGATGGTTCTCCTGGGGATGATGCTGATCGGGCACGCCGTCATGTGGCTGGCGTCACGCGCCATCGCAACGCTTGACGCGCCATTCAGTCAGCTCGATGTCTACATCTACCTGATCCCACTGGGAGCCGGCGCGATCCTGATCGCTCTGCTGGCGAATGGGCGCATCGCGATGGTCTATTCGTCGTTCGCCTCGATCCTGTTCGCGGCTCAGCACGGCTTTGACTTCTATGACGGGGTCTGGGCGACGATCGTGCAGCTGTCCGGCATCTACGTTATCTCAAGCTATCGGGAGCGGGCGGCGCTCCTTCGCGCCGGACTCGTCGTGGGTGGTACAGGTGCGATGGGGGCGCTGGCACTTGAGATTCTCCGTGGCAACCTGGATCCGGTCTCGGTCACGCTCTACGGCGCCGGATTGGCGTTTATCGGAGGAGCGGTCGGCGTCGGCCTCGTCATCTCGTTCTCGCTCCCGCTCCTCGAGGGGATGTTCAACGTATTGACCGATATCCGACTGCTCGAATTGTCGAACGTCAACAATCCGCTTCTCTCCGAATTGGCGGTCCGGGCACCAGGTTCCTACAACCACAGCCTCGTAGTCGGCACACTCGCCGAGGAGGGCGCCAAATCGATCGGTGCCAACAGTCTGTTCTGTCGAGTGGCGGCGTTCTATCACGATATCGGCAAGGTCAATCATGCCGAATACTTCGTCGAGAATCAGCGGGGTGTAAACCCTCACGACAAGCTCACACCGTCGATGTCGGCACTGATCATCTCCTCCCACGTCAAGGACGGTATCAAGATGGCGCGCGAGGCGGGGCTTCCGGAGCAGATCGTCGACATCATTCCCCAGCATCACGGCACCAAGATGATGACGTTCTTCTACGAGAAGGCCCGGGCGCAGACAGACCCGGCACTCGGGCCGATCAAGGAAGAGGACTTCCGCTATCCGGGCCCCAAGCCTCAGACGCGGGAGGGGGCGATCTTCATGCTGGCGGATGCGGTCGAGGCCGCCGCTCGAACGGTCGAGGATCCCACGCCGAACCGCCTGATGGAAGTGATTCGGAAACTCACAAACTCGATTGTCCTCGATGGGCAGCTGGACGAGTGTGATCTTACGTTTGCCGATCTCGATCGTATCCAGCAGGCATTCCAGCGTCTGTTGGTGAGCATGTACCACCGGAGGGTCGAGTACCCTGGGTTCGAGTTCAACAAACAACGAGGCGCGTCGTAG
- the ybeY gene encoding rRNA maturation RNase YbeY, with translation MSGLLEIEILNRQRRAVVDSSGVGPLLQSAWNSGLAAAERLTHTVTVCLVSDRKIRELNSKYRDTDSATDVLSFPDGEQSPDGETLHLGDIVVSIQTAERQAGDRGVTLERELLILALHGFLHLLGFDHETDDGQMMALQSRLEAKYVTTPIGDAT, from the coding sequence GTGAGCGGCCTGCTGGAGATCGAGATACTCAATCGACAGCGCAGAGCCGTCGTGGATTCGAGTGGCGTTGGGCCACTTCTGCAGTCGGCATGGAACTCCGGCCTTGCGGCGGCGGAGCGCCTGACGCACACCGTCACGGTCTGTCTTGTCTCGGACAGGAAGATTCGTGAGTTGAACTCGAAGTACCGCGACACGGACTCGGCCACCGATGTGCTGTCGTTCCCGGATGGCGAGCAGAGTCCCGACGGCGAGACGCTCCATCTCGGTGACATCGTCGTATCCATCCAGACGGCGGAGCGCCAGGCCGGCGATCGAGGCGTGACGCTCGAACGAGAGTTGCTAATCCTCGCCTTGCACGGGTTCCTCCACCTGCTCGGATTCGATCACGAGACGGATGACGGGCAAATGATGGCCTTGCAATCCAGGCTCGAGGCGAAATACGTGACGACCCCGATCGGAGATGCGACCTGA
- a CDS encoding hemolysin family protein, with protein sequence MPGFAIQFLDVALLLYAFLVNFVVSTTLAAVTALNPVALRGLSKDLPVRVGDVEQLDSEAASQRLSLIFAQKGSLLLAVGAAFDLLHRLGVPLAFHVVLIIAFVLIVVLIQGLLVRWLAIRDPRGSLAWSAGISRFISTPFIPIAVVVGRVLQAVPEDSVISEEEREEREDNEVEALIEVGEREGLLEEEEGEMMRGIVDLDETVVREIMTPRADIVALPVESTVAEARRTVIEAGHSRLPVYRGSIDHIMGILYARDLFRAWEKNGDSWTLENLVRRAAFVPETASAAVLLSGMRQKRPIAMVIDEYGGVAGLITLEDLLEEIVGEIHDEHETVEELIRSEDGWSVPAATSIQDVEKLFEIDLGPRGFDTIGGLVVSTFGRVPLVGEEITTRGISVRVLAADSRRVRRVQIRPMGTDEGASSDDD encoded by the coding sequence ATGCCCGGATTCGCAATTCAGTTTCTCGATGTCGCTCTGCTGTTGTATGCGTTTCTCGTCAACTTCGTCGTCTCTACGACGCTGGCGGCCGTCACGGCGCTTAATCCCGTCGCACTCCGCGGACTCAGCAAGGACCTCCCGGTGCGAGTCGGGGATGTTGAACAGTTGGACAGCGAAGCCGCATCGCAACGACTTTCGTTGATCTTCGCTCAGAAGGGCAGCCTTCTGCTGGCCGTGGGCGCAGCATTTGATCTTCTCCACCGTCTGGGCGTCCCACTCGCTTTTCATGTCGTCCTGATCATCGCCTTCGTGCTCATCGTAGTTCTGATCCAGGGGCTCCTGGTTCGCTGGCTCGCGATTCGCGATCCTCGAGGTTCTCTGGCCTGGTCTGCCGGTATCTCGCGGTTCATCTCTACACCTTTTATCCCGATCGCCGTCGTGGTGGGTCGCGTGCTGCAGGCCGTTCCCGAGGACTCTGTCATCAGCGAGGAGGAGCGGGAAGAGCGCGAGGATAACGAGGTCGAAGCGTTGATCGAGGTGGGTGAGCGAGAAGGTCTTCTTGAAGAGGAAGAGGGCGAGATGATGCGCGGGATCGTCGACCTCGATGAAACCGTCGTCCGCGAGATCATGACGCCCCGCGCGGACATCGTCGCCTTGCCGGTGGAGTCGACCGTCGCAGAAGCTCGGCGAACCGTGATCGAGGCAGGCCACTCTCGGTTGCCGGTCTATCGCGGAAGCATCGATCACATCATGGGTATCCTCTATGCGCGTGATCTCTTTCGGGCCTGGGAGAAAAACGGAGATTCGTGGACGCTGGAGAACCTCGTGCGTCGTGCCGCCTTCGTCCCCGAAACCGCCTCCGCCGCCGTATTGCTCTCGGGGATGCGTCAGAAACGGCCGATCGCGATGGTCATCGATGAGTACGGCGGTGTGGCCGGACTGATCACACTTGAGGATCTTCTGGAGGAGATCGTCGGCGAGATCCACGACGAGCACGAGACCGTAGAGGAACTGATCCGCAGCGAGGACGGCTGGTCGGTTCCGGCGGCCACCAGTATTCAAGATGTCGAGAAATTGTTCGAAATCGATCTCGGTCCAAGGGGGTTTGACACCATTGGCGGGCTGGTCGTCTCGACATTCGGTCGGGTTCCGCTTGTGGGCGAAGAGATCACTACACGGGGTATCAGTGTTCGTGTGTTGGCCGCCGATAGTCGACGGGTAAGACGGGTGCAGATCCGACCGATGGGAACCGACGAGGGTGCATCCAGCGATGACGACTAG
- the era gene encoding GTPase Era → MTTRDTDSTFATVALIGWTNVGKSSLLNRLIDADVAAVSHVAQTTRHRILGVRTVPGRGQIAFVDTPGFHRPRHRMNRIMLETSRQALHDVDLVLHVLDATRDPGQGDSDIAELLEKASAQRVVVLNKVDLVSNKAELLPRMEKMAADWGTTDLFPVSALSGDGCDRLLDGLLTLAPAGDPHYPDDYMTDQTERQLVTEWIREPLISSLRQEVPHAMAVVVESWDRSDNGFLTIHAAIWVDRDSQKSIVIGAGGSRLKEVGTTARARIERELDARVHLELWVKVRERWRDDRTLLRELGIDGS, encoded by the coding sequence ATGACGACTAGAGACACCGACTCGACATTTGCGACCGTCGCGCTCATCGGCTGGACGAACGTCGGAAAGTCATCGCTACTCAATCGACTGATTGACGCAGACGTTGCGGCCGTATCGCATGTCGCGCAGACGACCCGACACAGGATCCTGGGTGTACGGACCGTTCCGGGCCGCGGCCAGATCGCGTTCGTGGACACACCGGGATTTCATCGACCCCGACATCGGATGAATCGAATCATGCTCGAGACCTCACGTCAGGCGCTTCACGATGTGGACCTCGTGCTCCATGTCCTCGACGCAACGCGCGATCCCGGACAGGGAGACTCGGATATCGCGGAGTTGCTGGAAAAGGCGTCCGCTCAGAGAGTCGTCGTCCTGAACAAGGTCGACCTCGTCAGCAACAAGGCGGAGTTGTTACCACGCATGGAGAAGATGGCGGCGGACTGGGGTACTACCGATCTGTTTCCGGTCTCAGCGTTGTCCGGCGACGGGTGCGATCGGCTGCTGGACGGTCTGTTGACTCTTGCTCCGGCGGGAGATCCACACTATCCCGACGACTACATGACCGACCAGACCGAACGGCAACTGGTTACGGAGTGGATCCGCGAGCCCTTGATCTCCTCCCTTAGACAAGAGGTGCCCCACGCGATGGCGGTCGTCGTCGAGTCCTGGGACCGGTCGGACAACGGCTTTCTGACGATCCACGCGGCGATCTGGGTCGATCGAGATTCGCAGAAGAGCATCGTCATCGGTGCCGGCGGTTCGCGGTTGAAGGAAGTCGGAACGACCGCCCGGGCGCGGATCGAGCGGGAACTGGATGCACGGGTTCATCTGGAACTATGGGTCAAGGTGCGTGAGCGCTGGCGCGATGACAGGACGCTGCTGCGGGAGCTGGGGATCGACGGGAGCTAG
- the recO gene encoding DNA repair protein RecO, whose translation MKPLQDDAYVLRTQPLGESDWIVSLLAKEHGLVRGVAKGARRSRKRFGGLLQTLNEVNARWVEKPGRDLHRLEGVEPRADWTEIQSDPIVHAMCAVLSEVTEAFSHEAQAERDIYRLIGAILQALRDGHSPYLLLRYFEFWMLRLHGLQDPIDVCGRCHEDLGQSPRLVDHGGLMCRKCHEVDGRPGRPFGRELRRFLLELQRSAPNDLTLDVAQARPGGPVESLLRGRLEAFAERRFRTYRHFAQFPVGEGQPR comes from the coding sequence TTGAAACCCCTACAAGACGACGCATACGTACTCCGTACGCAGCCTCTGGGGGAGTCTGACTGGATCGTCAGTCTGTTGGCGAAGGAGCATGGTCTCGTGCGCGGTGTCGCAAAGGGTGCGCGACGGAGTCGAAAGCGCTTCGGCGGGTTGCTCCAGACACTCAACGAGGTCAATGCGCGCTGGGTCGAGAAGCCCGGCAGGGATCTCCACCGGCTGGAGGGTGTCGAGCCCCGTGCCGACTGGACGGAAATCCAGTCCGACCCGATCGTCCACGCGATGTGCGCCGTTCTCTCCGAGGTCACCGAGGCGTTCAGTCACGAAGCCCAGGCGGAGCGGGATATCTATCGACTGATCGGTGCGATCCTGCAGGCCCTGCGGGACGGGCACTCGCCCTATCTGCTGCTGCGCTACTTCGAGTTCTGGATGCTTCGACTTCACGGACTTCAGGATCCGATTGACGTCTGTGGGCGTTGTCACGAGGATCTCGGCCAGAGTCCCAGGCTCGTCGATCACGGTGGACTGATGTGTCGAAAATGTCACGAGGTCGATGGTCGTCCTGGCCGACCCTTCGGTCGCGAGCTGCGTCGGTTCCTTCTGGAGTTGCAACGCTCGGCACCGAACGATCTCACGCTGGACGTCGCCCAGGCTCGACCGGGTGGCCCGGTGGAGAGTCTCCTGCGAGGTCGACTGGAGGCATTTGCCGAGCGCCGTTTTCGCACCTATCGTCATTTCGCGCAGTTTCCCGTGGGTGAGGGTCAACCCCGATGA
- a CDS encoding glycine--tRNA ligase subunit alpha, with protein sequence MNFQQLLLGIQQFWVDKGCVLQQPYDVEVGAGTMAPDTFFRVLGEEPWRVAYCQPSRRPVDGRYGENPMRLYKHYQFQVILKPAPLDVQDLYLQSLRAFGIDPEEHDIRFEEDNWESPTLGAGGVGWQVVMDGMEISQFTYFQQVGGIELRPISVELTYGIERICMFLNDIRNVYDIPWTETVRYGDVRHAEEYEHSAYSFEEADIDFFREQFERWERESGRLLDRVREVDGEEVNAPLILPAYEATLKCSHLFNVLDARGALSVTERAAHIQRIRKLSCRCARHYQERLTPEVQT encoded by the coding sequence ATGAATTTTCAGCAACTTCTTCTTGGTATCCAGCAGTTCTGGGTGGACAAGGGCTGCGTCCTACAGCAGCCGTACGACGTCGAGGTCGGGGCCGGAACGATGGCTCCCGACACGTTCTTTCGCGTCCTTGGAGAAGAGCCCTGGCGCGTCGCCTACTGTCAGCCTTCCCGTCGGCCGGTCGATGGTCGCTACGGCGAGAATCCGATGCGGCTGTACAAGCACTATCAGTTCCAGGTCATTCTGAAACCCGCGCCGCTCGATGTGCAGGACCTGTATCTACAGTCCCTCCGTGCCTTCGGAATCGACCCCGAGGAACATGACATTCGGTTCGAGGAAGATAACTGGGAGTCGCCGACGCTCGGCGCCGGCGGCGTTGGCTGGCAGGTCGTGATGGATGGCATGGAGATCTCGCAATTCACCTATTTTCAGCAGGTCGGCGGGATTGAATTACGGCCGATATCGGTGGAGCTCACCTACGGCATCGAAAGAATCTGCATGTTCCTGAATGACATCCGAAACGTCTATGACATTCCCTGGACGGAGACGGTACGCTACGGAGACGTTCGACACGCGGAGGAGTACGAACACTCGGCGTACTCCTTTGAAGAGGCCGACATTGATTTCTTTCGCGAACAGTTCGAGCGTTGGGAGCGAGAGTCCGGACGGCTGCTGGATCGCGTGCGAGAGGTTGACGGCGAGGAGGTCAACGCTCCGTTGATCCTTCCCGCCTACGAGGCGACACTCAAGTGTTCGCATCTGTTCAACGTGCTTGACGCGCGGGGCGCGCTGAGTGTGACGGAACGAGCGGCGCATATCCAACGAATCCGAAAACTCTCGTGTCGGTGCGCCCGTCATTATCAAGAGAGACTGACACCCGAGGTTCAGACGTGA